One Jaculus jaculus isolate mJacJac1 chromosome 4, mJacJac1.mat.Y.cur, whole genome shotgun sequence genomic window, ACTTTGAACAGAAGGCATCTTTTAAATTCAGCAGAAATGTGTATATTACAGAGGCTATAAAAGCAATTTTTCTTTATCAATTAAAGCCTTCTGGCTTCTCCAAGAAACATATTCAATATCTTTCAAATATTCTCATTTATAATGAGTGTTTCAAAAATCAATGACCATAAAATTAGCTCTTTGCACATAAGAGATAGCATACTGAGTGTAGAACATGTATCATTGATTACTGGGGATTTCTTTGTATGGGTCATAAACTAATAATTATTAGTATTGTACTGAGGAGTAATGGTTGTAACTAAAATCTCAAGTAGCTACACTctagaataaaattttatgtattcacTTTAGAAAGATAAACCAGATACATTAAAGTACTTACTTAAGTTTCTAAAGGCAAAGAATAAATTCATAAGCATATCAGTGGAGCAAACCATTAAGCATTACATAGTAGAGATTTATAATGAAATTAGCTAACCACTTAGGAAAATGTTATATATCCTAAAAAGGCAACATATGTAGGAATATTATATagataatatacatatacatatataatataatgtaatttcttattttataggttaatttttataaaagaatttcTAGACAGTTAATCCTATTGTTaacatattcttttaattttgagtggaaatgtatgtgtgtgtgtgtgtgtgtgtgtgtgtgtgtgtgtgtgtgtggtttgaaaTAGCATAGGCTTTCCTTACACTATCTAAACAGCAGGAAAGTAAGAGGAAATTCCTTTCTTATTGAATGAAGTTTTGATACTAAAATAACATTCAGATTTAATTTCTTATCAATAGAGCTCAAACATTGAATTACTTTTATTCCTATCCAAACAACTTTGCTAACTTCcaaaaagtgaataaatgaaacttttaaagccagtcCCTTCATGAGAACCTACTGGATTATATCAGAGTACTTTGAACACTcacttctttgtgttgtttttgcaTCCTCTAGCTTCCACATAACATAAGCCTGTTCTATATCTGCCTCAACCCAACATAATAGATGACATCACAGAACCTTTGGGGACTTTGGGTAGAAAGAATTATCTCAGACTGAATTCATAGTTTTTAGTCTTTTATAAGAAATCTTTCAATGGTAGAATAACTCCAAAACGATGTGCTTGCTTTAACTTTTCAATATTACTAAAAAGACACTATGATTGAGAGGTATATTCGAAAGATATTACCTAAAAATACTGTGAACTTTCTAAACTTTTCCAAGTAAACTGAAACATACAAAAATTGAAGATATTTAATGTGATGAATAAGAAGTATGTTTTTAATTCTACTGTATTGCTTTATATAATTGAACATTTAATCTAAAAGGACTTaatatctcaaagaaaaatattaccaTTGCAGGTATTACAGACTCTATTTTATTGCCAGGAACAGATAGTAAATATGGTTACTATGTTAAAGAAAAGATTGAtggtttaaaataataatatttgtaaAATCTTTATTCCAAACCAAATGTTATTTGGTTAAAAcattcattaaaattatttatggatAAACATAATGAAACTTGGATTGAAATACTcattcctcaaaaaaaaggtTCTTTTGACAGTGGCTGAGAGGAGTCTGTGACCAAAGTGCTCTGGAAGTTTCAAGCCAGAAAGTAGAGGAGCTTGCTCTATAGGGACAACCTAGCCAGGTGAATGTGGGTCCCCATCCATACTGCGTCATCACACCCTGGATATATTATGGTCTCCTAAAATCTCTGTTTATGATATAATGGCAGGAATTCATGGGTAGTTTACAGCCACATCCACAGTGTCACTAAGAAGGAATGCCATGTCCTAGATGCAGTTTAATTCCAAAATAACCTGGGGACTTCTGAGATGTCAAATGCTAGTAACAATTTTCCTTTAGATACTAATCTCTAATTTCTTAGTTGTGATTGTTCAAGTTGCCAGAAGCATTAGTTCTTGTTGCAAATTGCTTGTCTTTAAAATGATTTTCCCTTTAATTTAGAACAGGTCAAAGCACCCTAAAATACCTCAAATCTGTTGGCCGCTTTATAATTACAAAGTCTAGACCAAGTTacactatttaaaatataaatgaataatacatctGAACCGACAGCTGGTATGCCAAGTTGTAGCCTGAGGCTGCTTTAAAATGGTTGAAATGCAGTATAATGTAAATGCTTGGAAGTGAAGGACAATTAATTGAAAGCCAGGCTGATAGCGAAGGGGGCAGCATTATGGATAAGGTGCCACTCAAGCTAGCCATGTGCAGCATATCATCTACACGGGGTATTTTAAATGTTCAttgtggatatattttttttatttcaagtctGGAAAGGAGCCTTGTAATCATTAACAGAAGTGTCTTACATTAATGAAAAAGCTTAATAATAGAGCACATCTTTTGTATTCTTTTGCTTATAAAAAGTTATGGGAGAAAATATAATCTAACATTTGAAATTAAGTTGGGATTGAAACTATAAGCAGAATAAAATTGGTAagattaatattttcaaaaataatgtttACTTTGTTAAAATCAAGCTCATTTAGCCTGCCATGTTTAAATATTACTTCCTGTTGCCCCATCTTCTCTTAACCCAACTCTGTTCTGACAGCACAAATAATGAAGAACATTTACTTTGTGGCTGGACTGTTTATAATGCTGGTGCAAGGCAGCTGGCAACGTTCCCTTCAAGACACAGAGGAGAAACCCAGGTATTTACTTCTAAAGTCAAACTAATATGGGCTATGGTTAGAATACAGTTTGTTGGAACTCTGGTGAGTAGGGTTTCAAAGACTTGGGGTGGGTGCTCTGCACAGTTAAGTGTCTGAAGTATTGTGATGATAAACTTAGGCTGCTCTAGAGAACCAATCAGAGAATGTGTGTTTTCACCATAGAGGGGCGAGGAAGGCTGAAAACCATGTAAAGAGGGAACTATAGAGAACCCTTTGGATTCTTCCAATGATACTCTACATTCATTACTAACACACTGCATAGCAGATTATTTTAATTACTCTAACTTGTGTCCCTCttttaaggttttaaaaatagTGCTCTTtgctaattataaaaattatacatgtccataatataaaatatgaaaaacatacaaaaattttAAGTGCTCAAGTTTCTACTACTCAATataactgaaaataaagaaaaatgttatattGCTTTGCTAGATTCTATCTGTATATACTGTATGTAAATACCTCTCAGGTTTCATAGCTGTTTAACATGCTTTTACCTTCACATTCTGCTGCTATTTTCTTTTATCACTAGAATATCCATTAAGTGAGTGATATTTAAGAGTTGCAtgctttccatttcattaatatttaatatttatctatGTATTCCTTTTCTATTGGGCACTCAGCATGCTTTCAGATTTGCTCATGAATACCATAAGCAATATTTGGCTCATCTACTGTGAATTTGTTACTGCTTTCTTAGAGCACATTTCTAATAATGAGATTAATATGCCAgtgctagagaaattgcttagtggttagggagcttgtctgcaaagcctaaagacccaggttcaagtccccagtgcccatgtaagtcaaaggcacaaggtagcacatgtgtctggagtttgtttgcagtggatagaagccctggtgcactcattctctctctctctctatgcctctttttctctctcaactaagtaaaataaaaattaaaaaaattaatatgtcaAAGGGTTTGTATGAGTTTAAACCAAAGAGTTTGAAAAAGTATCTTGCTGAATTTCCTTTCAAAAATATCACATACATGGCCATTCCTTAagatgtataaaaatattttgtcctCCCTAATATTcaatctttttctaaaatttgacAAGTAAGAATAGCACTTGAAGGTGGTTTTGCGGtgctcacgtctttaatctcagcactcaggaggcaacagtaagaggatcaccatgagttccaggccagcctaggactacagagtaaattccatgccagcctgggctagagtgagaccctacctcaaaaaaaaataaataaataaaaaaagagaatagcACTTAATTtcttattaataatatttattttattatgccACCTAACTATTGATTACAGATTTAaggatttcccaccaggaagattCAGATTAGCAAATGGTTGTTTTGTGCCTTTCTTCAACCATTAGCTACCAATTAACTAGTCAGttgagctattttttaaaaatacattagtatgtgcaaataaatttggGAACATAAATCTATTGCCCAAACAAATTATTTGAGATTCTCAGTCTGTTAAGATATTCAAGTCACTATTCTTTTTGCCTTGTTGGCATAATTATGAGTTGATTAATTAGTTGAATAAAGAGTTTATTTAATcctattttagaaaacaatgaaCCCAGTTGAGAACCCTGTTACTAGAATTTAAAGAATATCTTCAAAGTAACAAAAATATGATATTCCCAAAAGATATCTGCCTCACTGTGATACATGGCCCTATATTTTGTAGTGATGGGTCTTCTCAAATAAGCCTACTTTTGGAGATATTTATTCCATTCAACCTCTGTTCTTCACAGATTCCAGACAACCCCCCTTGATGACCCTGATCAGATGACTGAAGACAAGCGCCACTCACAGGGCACATTCACCAGTGACTACAGCAAGTATCTGGACTCCCGGCGTGCCCAAGATTTTGTGCAATGGTTGATGAATGCCAAGAGGGGCAGGTAAGAACTAATCCTGTTCCCAAGATTGTATACATATGTGCGGAGTGCAGATAAAAGTTCTCCTAACTTTCATAAGTGATCATGCACAACAAGTAAGCAGTGCCCACATGCTTGTTCAATTCTGTGCTTTTCAAGGTTGGGGTGCcaatctttgtaatttttgtatttattattccTCTGGATGTCTCATGCTTACTATACCCTCATGTGATATGAAGCTTAAATTCTTTGCACAGTTATAGTCTCAGTAATACTTCTCATGTATATTACCTTAGAATAGGAAACTGAGCTTTGTGGCCTTCAAGGTTACAAATTGAATTTCTGACTAAAAGTTAGAGCAAATTCAACATTAACTTGCGGGGTTCAAACCCATGGCTGATTACATTAAAATCATCCCCTAGCCAAGTTAACCAGGATAAAGCATGGAAGCAGATGCATTacttttctcataaaataaaatccaagatATGCATTTAAAATTACAGCCCAGCTAGCTGCACAGCATAGAGAAGGCGGCAAACAAGAACACAAAGCTCTCCAAAAGCATACATTTTaatgctgggttttctttggtgaGAGTTGGGGGTTTTGCTGCTTCTAGGCTACTGGAGAAAATTATCCACAAAAGTTTCACAGAGATGGTGGAATTTCACAATTTCTTTGGAGAGTGGCCCACATGGGGAGGGGAGTTATGCATACAAAGTAGCTGTAAGAATCTCAAACTGAGGAAAAGGACAGAGATGTGTCTAgatagaaggaggaagagggagaaagactggGAGACAGAGAACAAGCAGGCATGAGGAATGAGAGAAATTGAATTGGTAgccaaataattttaaagtgagGGTCCATTAGCACTAAAGATGGCCACCATGTTCAGAACAGACATGGGGAACTCTGTCAAGTACTATAGGTATGGAAAATGGAAAtcacatatttataaaaatggaaacaacAATCTTCATTTTCTAGAGTGGGTATGCTATAATGTAGTAAACTAACATAAAGCAATCCTCAGCCTTAGCTATTTGCTGTATGTTTAAGATGAAGTCTTCCAGGTGTGATGAATACTGTGGAGCTAAAAGCAATGGGCACCACCTCCTTCTCCTCTGAGTGCCCTGCACATACTTATGTTTGACATGGGCTCACCTTACCTACCTCCTAGTAGACCACATGTTTTCTTTTAGTGGGTTATCATGTGGTTCTCGTGACATTTCAAGATGGTCTTTTGTTTACCTTGAATCAGTTAACTGACTCTGCCACCATGCTTACTGAAACAAGTATCTACCTTGATATTTCTGATAGAATTGCACATACAAATGGATAGCCACATTGATAGAGGATAAAGTAAAAGGTAAGTTCAGCCTTGATAACCAATGGCATAGGTATGCAAGGAAGGTGAAAATGGGCATACTGGAAAAGGATAGACCTTTTAATGTCTTCTTAAATACTATCAGCCTTTCCCACAAAACTTTAATCCTGCTAATTAATGTAACATCAAGATGAATCCCCTTGCCACCCTCATCTCCCAGACTCCCCAGGCGCCCTCTCTGTTGATTCCTGTGCCTGAGGTTGTCACTGCTTATAGGTGAGAACCATATTGCCAAAGAGACAGACTTCAACTTAGCTTTCACATTTCTTTCAGGAATAACATTGCCAAACGTCATGATGAATTTGAGAGACATGCTGAAGGGACTTTTACCAGTGATGTAAGTTCTTATTTGGAAGGTCAGGCTGCCAAGGAATTCATTGCCTGGCTAGTGAAAGGCAGAGGAAGACGAGAGTAAGTCTgtagtttttatcttttttccccTCAGTACAGATATTTAAGAATACAACTATCTATATATGAATTTGAGTTTCAGAAGCAGTCAGTATAGTCTCAAAAAGTGATAACATAAACTCCTAAAACCATGAAACATTATACAAGTTTTGGTAGTAAGCCTTGATAATAAATTTCAACAGGTCATGTTTAATTACTTCATTATAATTGTTACAATAATCCTTGATGTGTCTAGAGAAGAACACACTTAAggataaataatattcttttggTAACTATACTGGAATAATAAATTTAACCTAGGACTTGTCCatgaagacaagagaaagaaaaaaggataaaTAATGCTGAAAACTCACAGTATTTCAATATTCAGACAAAAATTGATAACTTGACTTGAAATAATTACACATTTTcagcatatatttatatgtttaaagATTTTAGATAAACAtgtgaatatttaaaaagaccaaatattaGCTAATTACAAAATGTTACTTCAACAGTAGACAGGTAGAAGCATAACATAGCTAACTACATACTCACCTTGTATGGGCTGTCAGTCAGATACataataagttaaaaatgagGGACTAAGacctttattttagatattaatgaCACATCCCTGAAACACCTAATTTTCTTAAGACCCTTTTGAgttgcatttaaaataaaaatcaaagaaaatcatgttcaactttcatttttaaatcagATTTAAAACATTCTTACAGAGACTCAAAAAGAGTTCATGATGAAAGCGATCTGGTATTCATTGACAATCATACAGACAACATCAATGGTAAAAGAGCTGATACACTATGGAACATTTATAGTGTTATAAGGGATATCAAAAATTCTACTGTGACAAATcagtgaaaaagaaaatcttatatATGCTAAGTTTTAACCCCTTACTAACTTTGCAAGGCTGTTTTCACAGTTACTGGTTTTACTATACACGACAATTTGATAGTTTCCATTAGTTCCTATCTTCGGAAGATACTAAAAATCTCTGAGGCAACCTGCAGCATTGAAAAGGCCATGGAACTATGCAGGCTGGGTTTCTGATCCTAGCTCTGCAACTTCCTGGCTTTCAACAGCTCCCAGTTCATGTGGGTTTGTATGAGGGGTTTCATTGGAGGCCCTCAATACACAGAATCTCTATTTTCTCAGCACTTCCTACACATATTACCAGTGGTCAGAAATCTATAGCATTTATGCAGAATAACCTAACATTAATTCTAACTCTTTTCTCAGGTTTCCAGAAGAAGTCGCCATTGTTGAAGAACTCCGCCGCAGACATGCTGATGGCTCCTTCTCTGATGAGATGAACACGGTTCTTGATAATCTTGCCACCAGGGATTTTATCAACTGGCTGATTCAAACCAAAATCACTGACAGGTGACTGATTTTTAGTTTATCCTGAAAACAGTTAACAGTTTCATAAACATGAATTGTATTATTGTAAGTTTCCCATATGGGAAAacatttttactcttttttaaaaaaaatatttttattttttaaaatatattttatatattttaatttatttgtttgatagagagagagagaatgaatgggcatgccagggcctccagccactgcaaaagaactccaaatgcatgtacccacttgttcatctggcttacatgggtcctggagaatagaaccaggatcctttggctttgtaggcaaacaccttaaccactaagccatctgtccagcccattaaaaaatattttacatattttcatttatttatacttttgtaTATACTAAAAtggtatgttttaaaattatgtaatagtttatgcatattatttttaatttttacagtttTTAATACACTAACTTAATCTCAAAGCAGTCACTGAGTGTCTGATAGACAGGGTGCCAGGAACACAAGCATAAATGAAGCATAGGGATATTGAGTCAGTACACATTAAATTCACATGAAAATTGCTGAAATTTTAACATAAAGGTGAAATGCTAGTATATGTGATATTATTTACTTAAATTAAAAGTGGGGTTGCTGGGCatagtagctcatgcctttaatctcaccactcggaaggcacagataggagtttcactgtgagtttgaggctaccctggaactACGTAGttaattgcagatcagcctgggctagagtgagactctacctcgtaaaacaaaacaaaaccaaaaaaggtgAGGTTGTAGACTGAGAGACTGAGTAGATACtacagtggtaaagcacttgcctagcatagacAGAACAcaaggttcaatctccagcactagaaaacaaaaaacataattgtaaaaaaaaaaaatgccacaattTCACAGATTAttgatgaattttaattttaacattatgcatagatttttgttttgtgatgggaagactttaaaaaattctgcCTTAAATGAAAATCTATCAGAGTAGAAATACTAAGGTATTTACAAATGAAGggaatgaaaaacaaatattagTAAGAATCATTGaatgctgagctggagagatgcttagtggttaaggtacttgcctatgaagcctcaggagtgatgttcaactctccaggtcccacataaaccagaaatgcaaggtcacacatgcttacaaggtggtacatgcacctggagttcaattacagtggctggaggccctggtgcatcaattctctctctctctctctctctctctctctctctctctctctctctctctctctctctctcacacacacacacacacatacatataaaaaaattttaaaagaatcattgaatgtatttatgacctcacagttaaTGCCGTTACTTGCAAAGgactgcataatattgggcccatcagtgGTAAATCATGAATGGTATAAGAGGTGAAAAATAcatcattgtagaagaggggcttgtgtaaggggttcagtggaaggaggctgGTAGAGAGAGGTTACAAGAAGGTAGTGAGAAGGatttatgaacaaaatatattatgtacatatattaaacctgtcaacaagtttttttttttctaaaagaatcaGTGAAACGCCTGGAAAAGtttattatatcattttgttataattatattaaatttctaattttatatttttatctatagGAAGTAAGTGTGCCGTTATTCAAGATCATCTTCACAACATCACCTACAGGCCATTTGGTATATTGAAATTTTAAGTTATATAAACTTAAGAGGTGTATTCTGAAGCCATATTGCTTTGCatgccaataaatatattttcctttagcATTGTGTAGCTAAAAGATTGTAAACGAAATAAATTATTGTCAGAATCTTGATAAAATATCAACTTTAAAGTACAAAAGTGTTGGATTCTTATATTTCCTCTTATTTTAAAGCTCCCTGGCCTTTTTACATCTAGCAGTCAGATTATTTTTGTATGCCataatttataaatgtaaattaTTACAATCCCAGCACATCTGCATTATAATAATAGGTAAAGAACTACTAACCACAGTAATGAGCCTAAAAAGAGAACTTCATGCTTGGAGCCTTAGTCATAAAAATGCTTGACTTTTAATGTATCAGAAtacactcaaataaaaatttcaacctACTTTActatgtttcttttctctttatatgcCTCCCTTTCCACACACCCATTCTTCCCAAGCTGGTAGCTCACTATTTAAATCTAATACTCAGGAATGACTCCATATTTTGAAGGATTTAACTGTGCCTTAAAATGTTGAGCTGACCCTGCAAAATCAGTCTCATATAAAATGCTGGTTTATTTCtcacattaataaaatatatcaacTACCATGGGACTAAAAAGTAAATCACTCTTAGGGCCAAATAGCAGCTGATACTTTCTAAAGAgtcactgacacacacacacacacacacacacacacacacacacacacacacacctgctcatGCTCATACGCCCTagatattcatatattcatacatTTATTTCTGGTCCCCAAACACTTCAACTGCCTTATACTAGTAGATAACTGAGTTTGTCCACAATATATACCCCATTCTCCTAGTTCTACCATGACAAATATCTCTAGGGGGCTGGGTCCTGAACTTTTTCTCTGCTATGTACCgtgtattatttctattttatccaAGTCCAAAGCACTCCTATAAGGTAGAATTAACTACTAATAAGATTCCAAAGTTTGTAAATGACTCATATACTTTAATCTGCAATCTTGAACTTGAAATACCTTTAATACTGTAACTCATTCATGATTTATGTAATGATGAGTTGTTTTTTTCTCTGAGATGACTAGAAAATTTAAGATTAGAGTTATTTGAGAAAAGTTAGAGCTATCAGAAGGATTTGAAGGTTATTTAAGTTCTTTAAGCCTAACCTCCTCATGTAAACAATAGATTAATATCATCTAACCATGATCATATCATACaggcattttatttataattctaACATATAATTATAATACAATAAGGTCTCAGAAATAATAGCACCCTAAAGTGGTTGTCACATAAGTGCTTAAGGCAGTATATTACCTTTGTATATCT contains:
- the Gcg gene encoding pro-glucagon isoform X2; the encoded protein is MKNIYFVAGLFIMLVQGSWQRSLQDTEEKPRFQTTPLDDPDQMTEDKRHSQGTFTSDYSKYLDSRRAQDFVQWLMNAKRGRNNIAKRHDEFERHAEGTFTSDVSSYLEGQAAKEFIAWLVKGRGRREFPEEVAIVEELRRRHADGSFSDEMNTVLDNLATRDFINWLIQTKITDR
- the Gcg gene encoding pro-glucagon isoform X1 — translated: MKNIYFVAGLFIMLVQGSWQRSLQDTEEKPRFQTTPLDDPDQMTEDKRHSQGTFTSDYSKYLDSRRAQDFVQWLMNAKRGRNNIAKRHDEFERHAEGTFTSDVSSYLEGQAAKEFIAWLVKGRGRREFPEEVAIVEELRRRHADGSFSDEMNTVLDNLATRDFINWLIQTKITDRK